CTGTCAAGCCTCTTGCTGCATACACTTTTAAGATATCGTTCGGATTTCCGGTTGCATAGCCGAGAACAGTATCCACCACACCAGTTCTCTGTTGCGTGACAGCCCAGATAAGATACGGGTTATTTATTGTCCATTCTTTAGCCATTAAATGCAGAATTCTCTGGTCATTAATAAAAATATAGGAAGTAAAGAACAACAATCTTTTTCACCCCCACAATCTTTTTATGTGTGCTCAGTTTCATTCGCACTATGGTTACTGCTGAAGTACATATTGGTGACGGAGTTCCGCGCGATTTAGATCATTATTTTATAACTCTTGCTGACACTGTTCTTGCGCTTGAACGAGAAAGCGGTGAGCCATCGCAATTAGTTGCCCGTGTTGGTGAAACACTTCTTATTGTCGGTGACCTGCGAAAACGAGACGGACCGTACGTTCTTGATATGAAGAAAGAATACAATCCTGATCCCTATAACAAAAATACGCTCCCTCTACCTAACCCCTCTGCACATTTGGCAGCAACCTACAATTCGTTTGGGGATATTGAAACAGCGGTTGAAGACGAACGTACAGCAACATACTTAACGTCACGAAGAGATCAACGCCCGCACCTTATAGGTCGTCCTCGAACTGGTTCATATGGCATCGGATTTCTTGTTGGCGGCGAAGATGAAGGGTATGTAAGCGTTGGACGTGTGATTCCACCACTTCTTAAAGAGCGAGAATCTGTTTCAATTGACGTGCTTGTGGATTAAGCTTTTCCTTCCCAACAATCTTTAAAAAACACCGTCGTTCTCCAACATCCATGAACCGCACCCTGCTCATTCGTTGTTTCCTCTGGACCTGCGTCTTTACGCTTGCAGCATGGGGCGTCCTTTCGTTTGGCGCCGACCCTGATTTTGTGTTTGACAAATTTTTGAGCGCTGGCTTTTTTGTGCTCCTGCTTGTGTTCTATGAGCGCTTTCGCCTGAATCTCAAAATAATCATTCCCGTTGTTTTTGCCATTGCCCTCCATCAAGCAAAACTCTACGGCGCCGTATTTTTCGGTTTCATTCAGTTTGACATGATTATGCATGTGGTCGGTTCGTTTGCTGTTGCACTCGTTGTGTACCAATGGCTGATTCACGAGGAGCGCAGCATGCAGTACTGGAAAAAAGTCGCGTTTCTTACGATTCTCGTTGCCATGGGCATCGGCGCGGTGCTTGAAATTGTCGAATATTTTGGCTACGCCAATCTGCCAGAAGGTGGCGGAATTCTCCATTACGGCGAAGGCGATGAAGGCGGCTGGTCAGACACAATCCAAGATATGATCTTTAATGCGTTTGGCTCATTAGTGGCAGTGGTGATTATGTCCATCAGTGTGCTGCGACATAAAAGAACTCACTCAATTAGTTAATTTATTCATCAATCGTCTTGCTCAAATCTTCAATCATTGCCTCATCCGGAACATCATCAGCAGCAGCCGGTACCGGAGCAGGCACTCCTTTTATTTTTCTCAAGCGCTCAATCTCTTCCTGCGGGTTCAGCTCAACAACGCGGTTTGCAGTCAATTCAATTCTATCAGTGTAGGTATTCTTTTTGACGCGCCCTAAAATTTTTATTGTTTTTCCCAACACGTCCTGCCGAATTGTTTCAAATGCAATGGGCTGGCTGTTGATGGCTTGTAACTCATCATGGCTCTTGTTCGTAAGGCGTTGGAGCTGGTTGCTGAAAAAAACCGTGCGGATGGTTGCCGTGCCGTCGTCAAGCACCATGTTTGCCACATACGAAAATGAGGGCGTAACAGCACCGTGGGTGTCACAGAGTTTGTCGGTATTTTGCTGCTTGACCTTGCGGTTGCAGTGCGGGCACACTTCAAAAAATTTCGGGTCAAACACCTGCACCATGATACCGACGACTTCGGCATTGTCGTCCTGTTCAGTTAAGTCAGCGATTGCTTTTCTGTTGCCATCCTGCATTTCTCCAACCACCTCATCAGGTGGATTGAGAATGATATTTGAGTTATCGCGTAGGTGCACTTCTTTTCTGCCCTGATTATCTTTGACATACGCGAATTGCACTTTCACGACCATGCCCTTTTCGAGTTCTTTCAGTTTGTCGGTCTGTGAGCCCCAGAGCACAATTCGAATGCCTCCTGTTTCATCCGCAATAAGAAAACTTCCCACCATGCCAGTGCGTGTCCCTGACTGGAAACTTCGAGCTTCAAAAATATCCTTCACTCTGCCGGTTATTTCAACATTGCGCATGCCGGGCAATAAAGAATTTATTTTCAGCCTGCCCGTCTCTTCATCAAAAAGCTTGACTCCGTGCTCGTTCGCAATAATGTGCGCTGCACCCTCTCGCGATACGAGCCCGGCAAGCTGATTCATTTTATTCTGTATCTTCTCCTCTATTTCCCCCGCAGTGAGGCCCGTCTTTTCCTGTATTTTTCCGACAATGGTCTCGTACGGTACTTTAATCATTTTTTACCTCAAGCGAGCACGCTTTTATATTGTTTGTGATGGTGGATTGGTGGTGCTTGTGTGGGTATATTCGACTGTATGGATTTTACTGTACGCATCGGCATCTCCGTTATCCAAACTCGATACTGAACCGGTACTCAAGCGACCGCAATTCAATCGAGCCGCGCGATGGGTCATGCGCAATGAACGTGCGCCCATCATCCTTGCTTGCGCAAAAAACATACACCATGCCGGTATGGCTGCGCAGTTTTTCCAATGAATCATCGGATGATAGGCTGCAATCATCATAGTGAACAGTTATGCGCTTATTCGTGAGAAATGGCCCCGTGTTCACCACATCCAGCCATTCTTCAACACAGGCATTGGCTGATTTTCCGGTGCTCTGCTGGCAGGAAACAATGCCCTTTGCCATTGTTTTTACTTCAGTGCCAAGGAGCGTGTAGTCACCAAAATCAGTTGCTACCTCAGTGGCAAATGAAGCATTTGCGCCGAGTTCGCCGATGGGCGCACGCTTTTCCTTGATGGTCACCGATTCTTTCCACAGCGTGCGTGCTTTTCCAGTAATCTGCATTCCGGTTGGCGTCGGTGTTGTCTCAATAGCAAACGTAGAATTGCCGCCGCGGTTGATTGGTTTCAGATACACATTCAGTGCGTCATTGAGATATGTTTCAAACGCTTGTGTGGGAACCGGCAGGCAAAATTTGGTTGCATTTTCCCGCATCCATATCGGAGCGCCATTGGTATCACCACAAGCGGGCTTTTCATAAAATCCGCCGTGCTGTGCCATTGAAAATATCGCGGAAGATGCTGCGTACGGCGCTGCTTCACGCACAAACAGCTGTTCGTCAGCAAGCAGTACATCCGTGCGAAGCATGGCGAGCTGTTGTTCTCCGATATACTGGGGAAGGTCAGATGGTTTTTTTAGCGCGCTCATGCCCAAAAATGTTACCACGCCGATGATAAGTCCCAGTACTGCCAGAATGAGAATCACCGTTGCTTTTTTGTTGTTCTTTTTGAAAAGGATCATGATTGTTTCACCCATAGAACTTCGGCTCACGCGCCGTGCGCAGCCGTGCCGTAATAGTTATGCCTGGTTTTTGTGTTGGAATTTTTATTTCATACGAGGTAATAACCCCACTTGGCACACCACCGATGGTGATTGTTCCTTCAGGATATTGGTATTCAAAAGTTACTTCTCCTTGCCAAAACCACGTCTCTTTTAGCAGGTCGTTCAGTTCTTGTTCGCGCTCATTTTTCGGCGTAGGATTTGTCATGCGCACCACATCAATAATGCGCAGCCCTTCTGCCTCAAGCGCAGTTCCCAGCTCATGATTTTTTGTTATTTCCTGCGTCACTGGCTGCAGGAGATAGGTTCGAAGCACCTGCGCGCTGGTCAGCACCGATTGTTGTTCCTGCACTGCCTCGCGCACGCTTCCCCTGCTCAATGCAAGCAGGTTAAAAATGACAAAAAAGAAAATAGCGCCGAGTACGACTGCGATGATTGCCTCGGTTGGGTCCGGCGGGTTCAATCCTTTTTTATTGTGAAATAGAGTGCGCATTGTTTATTCCTCTTTTTTTGATGAAACAACCAGCAGGCCGCGCTTTACCGTTCCCTGGCCGGCAATAAGCACGGGCAGTGGCTCTTTGACAATTTTTTTTGTGGTGGCGCACTGCGCGAAATTAGTCGTTTGGAGTTCTTTAATGATTTTCTGCTCGCCAAACCGGTAGTCATACAGCTCCAGCTTAAAGCACTGCTTCTGTGCTGCTGCCGGCGGTATCATAAAACACTTGTCAAGCTGCTCTTGCGTAAACCGCGAAACATCAATAACACTGGCGCCATCAACCGCAAAACAGTCCGGCGAATTAACGAGCCGGTAGAGCGCAACAGCTTTTTCAGCGCCAGGATACGCAGTATTTTCTGTCTGCGCTGCGCGGTCAGCAATCATGATAAACAGGCCCATGCCAGCGACCAGCGCAATCAGCGCAAAAAAATACAAAAATACCTTGCTCGGAATGAGCGAAATTCCCTTTCTGCTTTCAACGCGCTGATGCAGCAGAAAAATCACCAGTGCAATGAGCATAAGCAAAACGGTGCCAACGCCTGCTATCAACGCGCTTGTGCCCAAGGCCTGCTGTTTTTCCGGCCGTACGAGCTGGTCACGCATTGCCTCAAGTCGGCAGTCAATATCTGTGATGATGCACATACTATCACACATGCCATCCTGCACCGCGGCGCAGAGCCATTCTTTTTTGTTGCAGTCAGCCAGGCAGGTGTCCTGCTCAAAATATTCGCACACTCCATTGCCGCACAAGCAGTCCGGGTCAGCGCCCGGGCAGGTTGGCTCGCACACGCCATCTTTTATTTTTGTGCAGAGGTCTGATTGTTGTGGGACGTGTGCAAGCGCTGCTGCAAGCACTTCTGCGGTGCGCATGAGCGCCGCATGTTTCCGATCCTGGGCGGTTCTGATATTCTCGTTTTGCAATTCTTCGTCAAATGTCAGGAGCGCTTGTTTAACTTCAGTATCGCTCAACACTTTTTGTTCTGGTTGGGCAATGCGTATTTTTCCTTCTCGGTCAGCGTAGAAGAGGAGCATTCTGCACGTTTTTTTCTTCTGGGTAAACAAGGCCAGTGTGTCATTTAGATTTCCTTCCTTTGCCGCGTGAATGCACAAATCTTCTCCGCTTATGTCTTTGAGAATCTTTTTTTCAACACTGCTCAACAGGCCGGCAGTATCACTCACGGTTGCAGCAGCACTCAGGCTCAAAAGTATGCAGAGCACCACAACCATACTCACTCTGCCCACTATTCCGGCGTGCTTAGCTTGCTTCATACGCAACAACGCCTCCTTCATTAACGATTTTAATGCGGGTGACCGGGCTGGAGCCAAGCACAAGTTCATCGACGGTTGTTGGTTCAGGAACCAGTGCAACCTTGCTGCCGAGTTTCACCACAAACAATTCCGCTGTACCTGAGAGCCGAGTATAGACCATACTGGGAATCTGGATTATCTGTTGGATGGATGTTTCAATTCCGGTGATTTTTTCCACGCTCACAGTGTCAGCAACTGCGATTTTGTACACCTTCATGTCTCGATGAGAATAATTCAGCACCATCTTTTCTGCGCGCATGCCTGCTGCTGTTTCCATAGTCAGTGCGAGATCGTTGGCAAGGTACTGGCTGGTCATCTGCGCGCCTTTGCTGATGGCAACGCCTTGGTTGATGAAAAAAAGAATCAGCATGCCGCCGATAAATACTTCGAATGCTACAGCGAGGGTTTCCAGCCATGCCTGGCCTTTTTTGTTTGTGTGGTGCTTGTGATAGTGCCTGCTCATGCAACTGCCTCTGCACATTTTTTATTGTTCCATGCACACGATAGACTGCAACTGTACGTCGCGCATGCCTCGGCGTTGTCAAAGGTTGCGCAGGTTGTTTCCGTGGTGCACTGGTTGCAGGTTTTTTTATCAACACCTCGATAGCAGATATCCTTTGGTTCGGTGTTAGTGCACACAGCAAACGAACGTACAGTGCAGTCAATTGTTTCACGCGTGTTTTTTGCTGCATTTTTCACTGCAGGGTCTGATGCAAATGTCTCTGCCAGCGTTAATGCGGCTCGTCCCTCATCATATTTCTTCTGTTTCACCATGCTCATAGCGCGGAGGAAATAGGTTTTGTCATGCTCTTCTCCATTAAGAATATATTCAGTCCCTTCAACCACCGTCCCCATGCCGGTTTCACGGCCAACTGCATTGCCGGGAAACCCTTTCCCCTGTTGCTCGGCTTCCATCAGCATAAGATCGTTGAAGAGCGTTTCTGCTGCGGCATAATTTCCAGTGTCGTATTCTTTTTCTGCTTCAGCAAATTTTGTGTGCGCCTCGACAAATAATTTTTGCTGGTCTTCCATGCCGCGCTTGATGCAGGGCTGGTCCATGCACAGCGCAATGCCATAAGCACTTTTTTCAATGGTTATCTGGGGCTCTGGCAGGATGTTGTGGAAGCCAAGGTAAACATCGTGCTGCACAGCACCTTGACTACGGTCTCCACCAATATTCTCGTTGCGCGTGAGCATGAAGCCTCCTTTCCAGTATGTAGTATCAACGCTGTCGTGCTCTGCACGGTTCATGTTGAAGAATTCCTGATCAAATGGAGCGCAGCTTTCCTTTTCCCATTCGAGTTTGAAAAGGTAGGGAACTGCCGTCGCACTTTCCCGTTTTATCGTCGGTGTTTCCAGCAGGCAGAGGCATGCCTTTCCGATCGTGCAGTCTGCCGGGCGCTCAGCAAGCAGAATGGTCATACTACTTTTATCGGCTCCGTTCCCTGTAGGTGCAAGCTTCTTGAGCGTGGTCGCCGTGCTCGAAAATCCGAGAAGCGCATAGTTGCTGCCAAGGTAACCAACAACAACATCACTGCTTCCTGCAGGTTTTTGTTCGATTGCTTTCACCACAGAAACCAGCTCCTTAAATTTCGCGTCGGGCCTGCCGCTCAATCCTTCACGGAAAATGTTGGTGCAGGAAACCGCGATGGCAACAATGAGCATAATCGATAGAATAAGGCCTATGGTAAAGCTTAAATC
Above is a genomic segment from Candidatus Woesearchaeota archaeon containing:
- a CDS encoding OB-fold nucleic acid binding domain-containing protein, coding for MIKVPYETIVGKIQEKTGLTAGEIEEKIQNKMNQLAGLVSREGAAHIIANEHGVKLFDEETGRLKINSLLPGMRNVEITGRVKDIFEARSFQSGTRTGMVGSFLIADETGGIRIVLWGSQTDKLKELEKGMVVKVQFAYVKDNQGRKEVHLRDNSNIILNPPDEVVGEMQDGNRKAIADLTEQDDNAEVVGIMVQVFDPKFFEVCPHCNRKVKQQNTDKLCDTHGAVTPSFSYVANMVLDDGTATIRTVFFSNQLQRLTNKSHDELQAINSQPIAFETIRQDVLGKTIKILGRVKKNTYTDRIELTANRVVELNPQEEIERLRKIKGVPAPVPAAADDVPDEAMIEDLSKTIDE